GCACCCGACCTACAAGGCGCTGAGCGAGCTCGGCCGAGCGGTCAAGACCATATTCCTGTGCCGCTATCTTCGGCAGGAGACGTTCCGCCGGGAAATCCACGAGGGGCTGAATGTCGTTGAGAACTGGAACAGTGCCAACGGTTTCGTGTTCTTCGGCAAGGGTGGCGAGATTGCCACCAACCGGCTCGACGAGCAGGAGATCTCCGCCCTCGCGCTGCATTTGCTGCAGGCGTCGCTTGTCTATGTGAACACCCGTATGCTTCAGACCGTTCTGGTGGAGCCGAAATGGGCGGGCCGGATGACGCCGGAAGATTATCGCGGCCTCACGCCGCTGATCTACAGTCACGTCAATCCTTACGGTCGATTTGACCTCGACCTGAATAGTCGGATTGATTTTGGCCGGCTAGCGGCATGACCGAGGCAATCCCACCCATCACATTTGGGTGCACCTCAGCGTGACGATCGAAAGTGACGTATGCTGCATGTCACAAAAGGGTGGATTCGTCAGCAATGTGACGATACAAGGAAGAAGCCACCCTAATGTGACGGATTCGCCCGTATGACCCGCGTCGGATATGCCCGCGTCAGCACAACGGACCAGGATCTCGATATCCAAGTCGCCAGGTTGAAGGCCGCTGGCTGTGAGATCGTTCGTTCGGAAACGGGATCGGGCGCATCACGAACCGGGCGCACTGAGCTTGAGACGATCATGCAGTTCTTGCGCGACGGCGACGAGCTTGTCGTCTTGCGTCTCGATCGGCTCGGCCGCTCCACACGCGATGTTCTGAACCTGGTGCATGAACTCGAAGAAAGAGGAGCCTCGCTGCGGGTGCTTGAGCCCGAGGTCACAACGGCCGGAAGCATGGGAAGGATGGTGATCACCATCCTCGGCATGGTCGCCGACATGGAACTGAAGTTCATCAAGGATCGCCAGCGCGCCGGGATCGCAGCGGCACGAGCCGACGGCGTCTACAAAGGCCGAAAGAAAAACGTCGATGATGACGAGATTCGACGCCGTGTTGCCGCCGGCGCCAGCAAGGCCAGCGTCGCGCGTGATCTGAAGGTCTCAAGAATGACCGTTTACCGGGCCCTCGACATTGTTCCGCAAAGGACAGCCTCACTCCCCGAAAAGCCGCCTGCCGCCAGTATCTCCTTGCACCTGATCATCGAGAACTTCAACAAACACGGTCGCGGCAGGAAGCCCGCTCGCGAACGGATCGAGGAAATGCTGGAGCGCGAATACGCCATGGTGAAAACCGGCAATTGCGACTACAGGCTGACGGTTGTCTACGACCGCGATCCGGAAGGTTCTGATCTCGATAGTGAAATCCAGCATCTTTATTCCGAAATGTTCAATATCGCCGAGAGCCACCGTTGCTCAATCGAGGCTGACATCCATGAGATCGGCGGAGAGGGGCGAAGCTGGTAGGGACGTTCGTTTTTTGTTCTTCACTTGGCCAAAATCGCAGCTTCGGGCCGACAGGGCCAAGTAGGCGCTCCAGGTTAGAAAAGCTGCCGGTATATCCACGCTCCTTGACGTCATGAAACAGATGCCGGCCGCAGCGATTCCCGTCTTTCCAGCACTGGGCCAAGAATTTCTCGAAGTACCAGGGCGCTCTCGGATTCAATGCCGCTCGACGCCTGTCCGGCGGCGTCTCGAATTTGAGCCACTTTGCCACGGTCCGCCGCTTGTAGCCGGTCCGTCGCTCGATCTCGCAATAAGATAGCCCTTCACTGTGCAATGAGTGGATCGTTGCGAACACCTCATCTCGGGATTGCCTGTGTGCCAGGCGCGCGCGACGCCGATGGAGCGCGGCATCGACGTTGTCTTCCTCGGACAGAATAGACCTTCCGGTCGATCGTCCGGATAGGCTCATCTGCTCTTCGACCGCCAGACGAAGATTTTGAACAAGGTGAAACCGGTCAGCGATTTGTATTGCCTGCGGAGCCCCTTCCCGAACCGCCTGTGCATAAAGGCCGCAACGGTCGCGGCTTACCACCTCGACGGAAGGGTTCCTTCTCAGCCAGTGCGCGGCACTCTCGACGCTCCGGTCTTCCAGGATGTCAACGACAGAACGTCGCTCGAGATCGACGACAATGGTGCCGTAGCGCCATGTCTTCCGCCAGCTCCAATCATCAAGTCCAATGATCCTGGCTGGCGGAGCGGCGCCTGCAGCGTTGTGTTTGAGGTGGCGCAAAATCGTGTCGTCGCTGACCGGCATTCCGAGACGCCGCATCAGACGCTCGGCAGGCCTTCCTCCAGTGGCATGGCCCAAGTGGCTGGCAATCTGCGCCGTCCGCGCTGTCCGACGGGCATGAGGAGCTGCAACAGAAACCTCATCGGAAAAGGTGCTGCGGCTACAGTCCTGAAATGTGCATCGCCAACGGCCGATGCGGAGTTCGACGGTTACTGTTTCCCCGTGCGCCGGGTAGTCCTGAAGGCGTCTAAGGCGCCAACCGTGGCGCCGGCGTGATCGTATCCCACAACCCGGACAGATCCCTTTTTCCGGTATCGAGGCATATACCTTCCAACCGTCCTTGCCCATTCGCACAACGCGCAAGACCTTCACGCCGCTGCCCGGAGCCCAGTGCTTTTTCGAATGCATGATCATCCTTCATGAGTTTTGATCTCACAGGATAATCCCACCACACAAAGTGAGGCAGAACCTTAAGTGATTGGATTTGCGTAGAATATAGCCGCCCTTGTTGGTCAACCCGCTCACGGTCGACAACGGATTGGTCAACCCAAGACGACAAGATTGGTAAACCGGAGCAGCCCTATCGACCAAGGTTCAACTCTGCGCTTTCACTGTCAATATCGAGCGACAATCGGGACCAGTGTGCGACGCCGCCTGGCATCAGACACGTCGGCCACGCCGCGACTCGACACGGTTTGACCAGCGCGCCAATAACGCACACGATCTTCTAAGCCCGGCATAATTCCGGACAGAAACAGATAATTCTGGACGGCACACTGACTATGCCAGTCGTCATTCGGCGTAGAAATGCCGTAGGCCACCCGCTATGTGGATGGCCTGAATGCGTCCGCACTGGCGATTGCGTTGCCGGCTTCCTCCAAGTCCGCGACCAGGCTCTTGATGGCGGAGTCTTTGTCACCCTCCCGAACCGCATCAATTATCTCAGCATGGTGCCGATGCCCTGAGAAAGATATTGGTGTGGTCTTTAGCAGGCTGAGCAGCGGACCGTAGCGCATCCACAAAAGTTCAATGAGGTTTACGAGCTCCGGGTTGCCGCAACGCTCGTAAAGGGCAAAATGGAATCGGTGATTGAGCTGAAGATAGGTCCTTGTCCCCAGAGCGCCGCGGGCTGCTTCCACATCCATTCTGGCGTTGATTTGCGCCAAAATGTCCGCGAGGTTCGGAAGTCTCTGTGCGACTGTCATCCCAACGGCCTTGCCCTCAAGATCCGTGCGCAACGTCAAAAGGTTCCGAAGTCGCTCGACACTGGCGTCCGGGATGAACATTGAACGGCGCGGCGCTGACTCGAGCGCGCGTGCCATTACAAGGCGGTTGAGCGCTTCACGAACCGGCATGTGGCTCGTCCCAAAAGCGTTCGCAAGTTCCTCCAATTTTAGCTTCTGGCCCGGTGAAAACTCCGCCATCATTATCGACCGCTTCAGCTCCTCGTAGACGTGCTCGAGGTCCGAATTGGTCTGGCGCGGCTTCAGCGATGGTAAAGTGGTGGCAGGCATTGTGACTCCAGGAGAAGACAAGGCCAGTCACACATATCGCGAACGCATTGCTTGATCAACGATCAAAGAGAGTTTTCTTGACGCTAGCGGACAATCGCGAAAATTGGGATTGACAGGCGCCATATTTTGACGGCAAATCCTTGATCAACGATCAAAGGGGAACGTCAATGTGGAAGGTTGGAGTTGATGTCGGAGGCACCTTTACCGATCTGTTCGCGGTTAACACTTTTACGGGAGAGGAGCGAACCGGCAAGGTTCTGACAACGCCCGAAGAGCGGTCTAAGGGCGTGCTCAACGCGATCGCCAATGCTGAGCTTAAGCCAAACGAGATTTCTCTACTCGTTCACGGAACCACGACTGCAACAAACGCACTTATCGAGCGTAGCTTCCCTGATGCCGCGATGATTACGACCGAAGGTTTCCGGGACGTCCTGGAAATCGGCCGGATGCATCGCGAGCACCTTTATCGGCCGTATCAAACGAAGCCGGCTCCACTGATCAGAAGGCGCTATCGATACGCGATAGCCGAACGAACCAATGCAAAGGGCGAGGTCGAAGAGGACATCGACGCCGCACAGCTCAAGCCGATCATCGCCTCGATCTCTGAAGCAGGCATTGGTTCGGTAGCCGTCTGTCTCATCAATTCGTACGCCAATCCGGCAAATGAGCGGAAGGTTGCGAAGATCCTATCGGAGGCGCTCCCGAATATTCGTGTGACGACTTCTGCTGACGTAAAGCCCGTCTTCCGGGAGCACACGCGTTTCACGCTAGCTTCAATCCGCGCAACCATTCTACCAGTAATGGCCGATTACTTCGAGCGGCTACAGGCTCGCCTACTTGAGGGTGGGTTCTCCGGCAACCTCATGATCCTCAAGAGCAACGGCGGGATGATGGGTGTCGACCAAGCCCGGCTGCGCGTTGAGGAGCTTGTGGAATCCGGTCCTGCTGGTGGTGTCGGGTACGCCACCGAGATAGCGCGCACGGCTGGTTTCCCGAACATTATTCACACCGACATGGGCGGAACCAGTTTCGACGCGTCCATCATCGAGGACGGCCAGGGCCTCATCACTCGGGAGTACGAGATCGAATTCGATATGCCCGTCGCGGTTCCAATGCTGGACATTCGATCGATTGGTGCCGGTGGCGGTTCTGTCGGATGGGTTGATAGTGGCGGTTCGCTCAGGGTCGGCCCCATGTCGGCAGGTTCTGTGCCAGGTCCAGCTTGCTATGGACGCGGAGGTACGAGACCTGCGATTACCGACGCCAACCTAGTCCTTGGCCGGATCAGTCCAGATCTCTCAGGAAAGTTCAAGCTGGACGTTCAAGCTGCCCGCGACGCGATTGAAACGATCGCAACCAAGCTCAATCTTACTATCGAGCAGTGTGCTGAGGGTATGATCCGGATCGCGACAGAAGCGATGGCGCAGGCCGTGAAGCTCGTGTTGGCGTCGCGTGGTCGCGATCCGCGTGACTATTGCTTTGCCAGCTTTGGTGGGGCTGGCCCCTTGCACGCTTGCGCAGTTGCGGAAGCGCTCGGCACGCCCACTGTCATTGTTCCACGGTATTCCGGCGTAGCATCCGCATACGGGGCTCTGCGTCTCGCGATCAAACACGACGAAGAGGTGTTTCACTACGCGCCGCTGACGGCAGAGGAACTCGATCGGGTTGGTGTGAAACTGCAGTCGCTTGGCGAAGCCGCCGTCGATGCGCTGGTCGCCCAGGGCGCGAAGGCCGAGGATTTAAGGGTCAGTTTCGTGATGCGGATGCGGTACGCGGGGCAGACATTCGAGGTCGACGTTGTTCAAGATCGCGGCGCAATAGACGATCGCGATGTTCAACAGCTGGCCTCGGCATTTCACGAAGCGCACATGCGCGAATTCGGCGTGAGATCTGACGATTTTCCGGTAGAGATTGTGGCCTTGGCAGTAACTGCCGAAGCGCCTTCGCCCGCCGGCCCCCTGGAATCCGAGCAGAATTCGCAACTTGCTCCTTTACAGCAGAAAGGTCGCAAGGTGTGGTTTGGCGATTGGACCGAAGCTCTCGTCCATGATGTCGCAGGTGCTCAGTTCGTGAGCGGTCCCGCTCTCATTGAGGATCCGCATACCAGCATTGTCATTCCTCCGGGTTGGGCCGCTCGGTTTGACTCAGCTCGAAACTGCATTCTGGAGAGGGCATGATGGCTAATCCAATCGATCCTATCACGTTTGAAGTTCTGCGTAACACGTTTGAACACGTCTGCCGCCGGATGACGGTTATCCTCCAAAAGTCCTCCTTCTCGCCGATCCTGTCTGAGAACCTGGACTTCTCCAACGCTATCTACGATCCGACGTTGCGCTTGGTTGGACAGACGGCCAACTGCCCGGTGCACCTCGCCGCGATGCATTTCAGCGTCCAGGCGGTGGCCAGGAAGTTCGGCATCGAGACTTTGCGTCCTGGGGACGTGGTGATCCTCAACGACCCGTACGACGGCGGTACGCACATCAACGACGTGACGCTGACGATGCCTGTCTTCTACGAAAATGAGCTGATCGGCTTCGCGGTAAGTCGTGGCCACTGGATGGATCTTGGCGGAGGTGGCCCGGGCGGGCAGGGCTTTGGTACGCATGTCGCAGGCGAAGGTCTTCGACTGCCTCCTTTGAAATTGTATCGCGACTACAAAGTCGATCAGGATCTGCTCGAAATCCTCCTTCGGAACACGCGAACGCCTCATTACGTCAAAGGCGACCTTCAGGCTCACATGGGCGCGCTACTTGCCGCTGAGGACGAGCTCCGCGCGACAGCTCGTAAGTACGGTCGGGCAACTCTTATCCAAGGAATGGGTGACATGATCGGTTACACCGAGCGCATCGTCCGGGCGGAGATCGAAAAAATTCCGGACGGCGTGTACGAAGGAGCCGATTACGCCGATTCCGATGGCATCACCGACCAGAAGGTTTGGGTTCGCGTCAAGCTCACGGTTTCAGGGTCCAACCTACATGTCGATTTCGCCGGCAGCGACCCACAGGTCGCGGGCGCGATCAACTCACCATTCGCGAACACAACTGCAGCGGTGTACACCGCTTTACAGTTCTTCCTCGCGCCCGATGCTCCGCCCAATGCTGGGATGTTCGCTCCGATTTCGTTGAGCCTGCCGGACGATTGTTGGCTGAATGCTCGTTGGCCTGCTCCGGTAGTCGGTTGCACGACCGTCACATCGGGCAAAGTGCAGAGCGCCATCTGGCAAGCTGTCGCCAAAGCAATCCCGAGTCTGGCGATCGCTCCAACCTGCGCAGACGCAAATTGGTTCGTCGCCGCTGTCCGTGGCCCAGGAAACCGTATCGATGTGTTCTCAGACATCCCTGCCGGCGGCTGGGGCGGCACGCCATACAACGACGGGCTAAACGTCACGCTGGATCCTCTGGGCAACTGCACAAATATGCCGGCGGAGGCAGCCGAGCTCCTCTACCCGGTGAGAGTCGAGGCATTCGACTTGCGCCAGGATTCTGGCGGTCCGGGAGAGAACCGCGGAGGGTTGGGCGCAAGGTTCAAGTTCCGGTTCCTGAACGGTGGCGAACTCTCGATCGAAACATCCCGTACCATTGAGGGTAGCCCGGGCGTCAACGGCGGCGGTATAAGCCCCGTCCAGCTTCTCGTTCAAGAATACCAAGACGGTCGCCGGGAGATTATCGGCGGACCTCGTCCCGACGGAACGTGGCGCAGCCCGCTTCTGTCCTCGCACAAATTTGGACCCGGTGAGGCCTTCGAGTTTCTGTCGACCGGAGGTGGTGGCTGGGGCGTGGCTCAATCCCGGGACCCAGAGAGAGTTCGGCAGGACGTGATCGACGGCTATGTCTCGCTCCAAGCTGCCCGTCGCGATTATGGGGTCGCGCTGGATCCCAACACGTTCGAACTCCTTCACGATCAAACCTCAAAGTTGAGAAACCTGGCATGAACAACGAGATATTTATCACTTGCGCCGTAACCGGCGCTGGGCCGGGGCCGCGAAAGAACTCGAACGTTCCGGTCACTCCTGCGCAGATCGCCGAAGACGTGCTTGCCGTTGCTGAGGCTGGCGCCGCTATCGCCCACGTCCATGTTCGCGATCCGGAAACGACCGAGGGATCTCGCGATGTGAAGCTGTACGCGGAAGTACTCGAGCGCGTTCGCGACAGAAACAACGATATCATCATGAACATGACCGCAGGTATGGGAGGCGATTTGGTCCTCGGCTCCAATGACCCGACCCAGCCGCAACCTGGCACCGATCTGGTCAACCAGAAGACGCGCCTCCTTCATGTCGAAGCGTTGCGGCCAGATATCTGCACGCTTGATTGCGGTTCCTACAATGTAGGCGAGGGAAACCTCGTCTACATCTCCACGCCGGAACAAATCCGCGAAGGTGCGCAGACCATTCGCGGGCTCGGCGTGAAGCCTGAACTTGAGGTCTTTGACCTTGGCCATCTAGACTTTGTGATGAAACTGATCGGGGAAGGCGCATTTGCCGGTCCGGCAATGATTCAGTTCTGCCTTGGGGTGAACTACGGAGCTCCTCCCACCACCACAGCGATGAAAGCGATGGCGGACGCGGTTCGAGGGTCGGACGTCGTCTGGTCGGCGTTCGGCGTCGGTCGGATGCAAATGCCGATGGTAGCGCAGGCAGTTCTTCTCGGCGGTAATGTACGGGTTGGTCTCGAAGACAATATCTGGCTCGACCGCGGCGTACCAGCGACCAATGTTTCGCTGGTGAAGCGGGCGCGTGAGATCGTGGAGCGGATGGGCGTGCGGATTATGTCCTCATCCGCAACGCGTGATCGCCTCGGCCTAGGTGCAGCCGCATGACTGCCCTTAAAGACAAGCGCGCGATCATAACAGCCGGCGCGAGTGGAATCGGTCGCGTAGTTACCAAGAAAATGATTGCAGCCGGCGCCAAGGTCGCCGTCTGCGACGTCGACGAAGATGCCGTCAACTCCTTCGCCGCCGAAAACCCTGACTCGACCGCGGTTGTATGCGATGTGGCCGATCCGACGAAGGTTCCAGAAGCAATCGAGACGATGTTGAAAGGCCTCGGCGGGGGTACTGACATCCTTTTCAACAACGCTGGAATCGCGGGACCGACGGCTGCTATCGAGGATATCTCTCCAGAAGAATGGGGCAGGACCCTCGATGTAAATCTTACGGCCCAGTACCTGTTCATTCGAGGCGTTATGGCTGGGATGAAGGCTCAGCGTTCAGGGGTCATACTGAACATGTCTTCGGCAGCTGGTCGTCTCGGCATGCCGATGCGCACGCCATACGCAGCGGCAAAATGGGCCGTGATCGGATTGACGCAATCCCTGGCGATGGAAGTCGGCAAGTTCGGAATACGGGTCAACGCCATTCTTCCAGGGTCTGTCCGCGGGCCACGGATGGAGCGCGTAATGGCGGCCAGAGCCAAGTTGACCGGACGGCCACTCGCGGAAATCGAGGCTGAAGAAGTGGCAACGATGTCTTTGGGACGAATGATCGAGCCAGAGGAAATCGCTGACCTAGCGATCTTCGTCTCGTCTGATGCCGGTCGATCGATCTCCGGGCAATCGCTGGGGGTGTGCGGCAACACCGAAATACTCAGATAGCTCATCTTGGGGAATCCAAAACTAGGGAGAATAAAATGAACTTGATGACAAACGTAATTGTCGCTGGCGTTTTCGCTTGCGGGCTCACGGGATACGCGACTGCACAAGAAACCATTAATGTCGGCGTCGTCCAGCCTCAGGCCGGTGAATGCGCTCAATGGGGCGTGCCGATCACCCGCGGAGTGCAGATCTGGGCCGAAGAATTCAACGCAAATGGCGGCATTGCTGACTCAACAGGTAAGAAACACCAGATCAAGGTAACTGCGTACGACAATAACTGCTACACGGCCGGCGATGAACTGACTGCCTTCCGGCGCGCAATCCTGGACGATAAGGTCAACTTCATTCTGCAAACCTTTACGCCGGCTTCTCGGCAAGCCGTTGCGCAGATCGCGACGGAAAACAAGGTTCTGACGACAAGTTACGGTGCTGGCTATCTCAATGCCAAGTATCCCTTCCTGATCGGGACGGTGACTGGTTCGCCGGCCTCGTATATGTTGTTGGTCAGCCACCTTCTTGAGACCCGGCCCGACATCAAGAAAGTCGCCATCGTGACGGCGGATCATTCGTTCGGCCAGGCTGCGCTAGCCTATTACAAGGCAGGTATCACTCCCTACGCGAAGCGCGTCGAGATCGTCTACTCCCAGCCATATGATCCAGCAGCGACATCCGACATGCTCGGGCTTGCAACGCCGATTTTTGCGTCCAGCCCAGACCTGATCGTCGAACTCGGGTTCACGCCGGGACAGCAGGCGCTGTTTATCGAAGCGATGGAGCAGCTTGGATACAAGGGGCTCTATGGTAGCGAGGGTTGGACAATGGGCTTGGTTACCGAGCGTGTTCCTGCCGCCCAGCTCGCGGGTCGCGTTTTCAGCGCATACGTGGTTGACGCCTCTGAGCCGAGCTTCAGCCCTCGCGTCTCGAATTTCTACAAGTCGTATGTCGAAAGGTACGGTCAGAAAGAATGGT
This DNA window, taken from Mesorhizobium loti, encodes the following:
- a CDS encoding resolvase/integrase, with protein sequence MTRVGYARVSTTDQDLDIQVARLKAAGCEIVRSETGSGASRTGRTELETIMQFLRDGDELVVLRLDRLGRSTRDVLNLVHELEERGASLRVLEPEVTTAGSMGRMVITILGMVADMELKFIKDRQRAGIAAARADGVYKGRKKNVDDDEIRRRVAAGASKASVARDLKVSRMTVYRALDIVPQRTASLPEKPPAASISLHLIIENFNKHGRGRKPARERIEEMLEREYAMVKTGNCDYRLTVVYDRDPEGSDLDSEIQHLYSEMFNIAESHRCSIEADIHEIGGEGRSW
- a CDS encoding transcriptional regulator, with the protein product MPATTLPSLKPRQTNSDLEHVYEELKRSIMMAEFSPGQKLKLEELANAFGTSHMPVREALNRLVMARALESAPRRSMFIPDASVERLRNLLTLRTDLEGKAVGMTVAQRLPNLADILAQINARMDVEAARGALGTRTYLQLNHRFHFALYERCGNPELVNLIELLWMRYGPLLSLLKTTPISFSGHRHHAEIIDAVREGDKDSAIKSLVADLEEAGNAIASADAFRPST
- a CDS encoding hydantoinase: MWKVGVDVGGTFTDLFAVNTFTGEERTGKVLTTPEERSKGVLNAIANAELKPNEISLLVHGTTTATNALIERSFPDAAMITTEGFRDVLEIGRMHREHLYRPYQTKPAPLIRRRYRYAIAERTNAKGEVEEDIDAAQLKPIIASISEAGIGSVAVCLINSYANPANERKVAKILSEALPNIRVTTSADVKPVFREHTRFTLASIRATILPVMADYFERLQARLLEGGFSGNLMILKSNGGMMGVDQARLRVEELVESGPAGGVGYATEIARTAGFPNIIHTDMGGTSFDASIIEDGQGLITREYEIEFDMPVAVPMLDIRSIGAGGGSVGWVDSGGSLRVGPMSAGSVPGPACYGRGGTRPAITDANLVLGRISPDLSGKFKLDVQAARDAIETIATKLNLTIEQCAEGMIRIATEAMAQAVKLVLASRGRDPRDYCFASFGGAGPLHACAVAEALGTPTVIVPRYSGVASAYGALRLAIKHDEEVFHYAPLTAEELDRVGVKLQSLGEAAVDALVAQGAKAEDLRVSFVMRMRYAGQTFEVDVVQDRGAIDDRDVQQLASAFHEAHMREFGVRSDDFPVEIVALAVTAEAPSPAGPLESEQNSQLAPLQQKGRKVWFGDWTEALVHDVAGAQFVSGPALIEDPHTSIVIPPGWAARFDSARNCILERA
- a CDS encoding N-methylhydantoinase, whose protein sequence is MMANPIDPITFEVLRNTFEHVCRRMTVILQKSSFSPILSENLDFSNAIYDPTLRLVGQTANCPVHLAAMHFSVQAVARKFGIETLRPGDVVILNDPYDGGTHINDVTLTMPVFYENELIGFAVSRGHWMDLGGGGPGGQGFGTHVAGEGLRLPPLKLYRDYKVDQDLLEILLRNTRTPHYVKGDLQAHMGALLAAEDELRATARKYGRATLIQGMGDMIGYTERIVRAEIEKIPDGVYEGADYADSDGITDQKVWVRVKLTVSGSNLHVDFAGSDPQVAGAINSPFANTTAAVYTALQFFLAPDAPPNAGMFAPISLSLPDDCWLNARWPAPVVGCTTVTSGKVQSAIWQAVAKAIPSLAIAPTCADANWFVAAVRGPGNRIDVFSDIPAGGWGGTPYNDGLNVTLDPLGNCTNMPAEAAELLYPVRVEAFDLRQDSGGPGENRGGLGARFKFRFLNGGELSIETSRTIEGSPGVNGGGISPVQLLVQEYQDGRREIIGGPRPDGTWRSPLLSSHKFGPGEAFEFLSTGGGGWGVAQSRDPERVRQDVIDGYVSLQAARRDYGVALDPNTFELLHDQTSKLRNLA
- a CDS encoding short chain dehydrogenase, whose amino-acid sequence is MTALKDKRAIITAGASGIGRVVTKKMIAAGAKVAVCDVDEDAVNSFAAENPDSTAVVCDVADPTKVPEAIETMLKGLGGGTDILFNNAGIAGPTAAIEDISPEEWGRTLDVNLTAQYLFIRGVMAGMKAQRSGVILNMSSAAGRLGMPMRTPYAAAKWAVIGLTQSLAMEVGKFGIRVNAILPGSVRGPRMERVMAARAKLTGRPLAEIEAEEVATMSLGRMIEPEEIADLAIFVSSDAGRSISGQSLGVCGNTEILR
- a CDS encoding ABC transporter periplasmic protein, whose protein sequence is MNLMTNVIVAGVFACGLTGYATAQETINVGVVQPQAGECAQWGVPITRGVQIWAEEFNANGGIADSTGKKHQIKVTAYDNNCYTAGDELTAFRRAILDDKVNFILQTFTPASRQAVAQIATENKVLTTSYGAGYLNAKYPFLIGTVTGSPASYMLLVSHLLETRPDIKKVAIVTADHSFGQAALAYYKAGITPYAKRVEIVYSQPYDPAATSDMLGLATPIFASSPDLIVELGFTPGQQALFIEAMEQLGYKGLYGSEGWTMGLVTERVPAAQLAGRVFSAYVVDASEPSFSPRVSNFYKSYVERYGQKEWSVLASVAYAAMTTVEAGIQKASAPTGDAVRQALFATDTVDQPLFGKSRWGGAEMYGANNWLLTPLPVYVTDDKGGVKVDAVVDVAKWWNANKDAALPVLAQGGQVPANK